In one Fusarium falciforme chromosome 5, complete sequence genomic region, the following are encoded:
- a CDS encoding Putative agmatinase 1: MFINALLSLGYASVVLAHARHEQEPISGPHQSLWYSTLPGDGGTQADSVFSGITTFGRLPYQPCLSHSSIKYDIAFIGAPFDTGTSYRPGARFGPSGIRQGSRRLNLYGGYNVPLATNPFNSWATVFDCGDIPVTSYDNTFALQQIEEGHYSILSRPPVTDADKSGPAKKGRTLPRVITLGGDHTITLPLLRSINRAYGPVSVIHFDSHLDTWKPKVFGGSPSDVASINHGTYFYHAAMEGLLANDTNIHAGIRTTLSGPSDYDNDGYCGFEIVEAREIDTIGTDGIIERILKRVGTERPVYLSIDIDTLDPAFAPATGTPETGGWSTRELRTILRGLESLNLIAADIVEVAPAYDTNAEHTTMAAADVLYEVMSIMVKKGPLSRMIQGKEQSDL; encoded by the exons ATGTTTATCAACGCTCTGCTCTCCCTGGGCTACGCCTCCGTGGTCTTGGCCCACGCGAGGCATGAACAGGAGCCCATCTCTGGACCTCATCAGTCTCTGTGGTACAGTACTTTGCCTGGAGATGGCGGCACCCAG GCGGATTCTGTATTTTCTGGTATCACAACTTTTGGACGCTTGCCGTATCAGCCATGCTTGAGCCACAGCAGTATCAAATATGACATTGCATTCATTG GTGCCCCCTTTGACACCGGAACATCTTACCGCCCTGGCGCCCGATTCGGACCTTCGGGCATTCGACAGGGATCTCGACGCCTGAACCTCTA TGGCGGCTACAACGTCCCACTAGCCACCAATCCCTTCAACAGCTGGGCAACAGTCTTTGATTGTGGCGATATCCCCGTTACTTC GTATGACAACACGTTTGCTCTTCAGCAAATTGAAGAGGGACATTACAGCATCCTCTCTCGCCCCCCAGTGACTGATGCAGACAAGTCTGGGCCGGCAAAGAAAGGAAGGACCTTGCCCCGGGTCATCACCCTTGGAGGAGACCATACCATTACTCTTCCCCTGCTTCGATCTATCAACCGTGCTTATGGCCCCGTTTCCGTGATCCATTTCGACAGCCACCTGGACACTT GGAAGCCGAAGGTGTTTGGTGGTTCTCCATCCGATGTCGCCAGCATTAACCACGGAACCTACTTCTACCACGCGGCGATGGAAGGCTTGCTCGCCAACGACACTAACATCCATGCCGGTATCCGGACCACCCTTAGTGGGCCCAGTGACTATGACAACGACGGCTACTGCGGCTTTGAGATTGTGGAGGCACGGGAAATCGACACCATCGGCACTGATGGAATCATTGAGCGTATTCTCAAGCGTGTGGGCACAGAACGACCGGTCTATCTCTCTATCGACATCGACACGCTGGATCCCGCCTTTGCGCCTGCAACTGGAACGCCTGAGACTGGTGGATGGTCAACTAGGGAGCTGAGGACGATCCTCCGGGGACTGGAGAGCCTTAATCTCATTGCTGCAGATATCGTTGAAGTTGCT CCTGCATACGACACAAACGCAGAACACACTACCATGGCAGCAGCGGACGTGCTCTACGAGGTTATGAGCATCATGGTCAAGAAGGGACCTCTGAGCAGAATGATTCAGGGGAAGGAACAGAGTGACCTGTGA
- a CDS encoding Zn(2)-C6 fungal-type domain-containing protein, with protein MLYSPHLLSASLALSAAGLLSRGLSEVEGTSISYVLEHLQSSGLSLLRKALTEQRKDEVMVATCLIWCLADVFAGIQGVPSWRIHLQGIKALLDGHQPDDQLGTGDTAMESAMRHLFLLYRSLQTLPYLQTIEPSGPSVDLGQTLFFDSSSGLTRSPKIDGFLGYSEELLDLLQHINSATRTNSGHQVSLNAEADLLLGKINGMISRDAKTPPEVSISSTLSPQYSRDFLLCHQIFQQATLIQLYRQLYMMPSASQPIQSAVQAINGMIQNMTQGQPCNTWVAMAMPLFTVGCEAFDDDQKDFILDKVQKLEVCIGSLHVHTIKRALKDVWKIRTDHQDFEGSICASQLLEKLQYNIILF; from the exons ATGCTCTACTCGCCCCATCTTCTTTCTGCAAGCCTTGCCCTCTCTGCTGCCGGCCTTTTATCCAGGGGTTTATCAGAGGTTGAAGGCACCAGTATTTCCTACGTATTAGAGCACTTGCAATCGTCCGGCTTGTCACTATTGCGGAAAGCTCTGACAGAGCAGCGAAAGGACGAGGTCATGGTGGCAACTTGTCTGATCTGGTGTCTAGCAGACGTCTTTGCTGGGATACAAGGAGTGCCGTCGTGGCGCATTCACCTTCAAGGCATCAAAGCCTTGCTGGATGGTCACCAACCAGATGACCAGCTTGGTACCGGTGATACTGCCATGGAGTCAGCCATGAGGCATCTCTTTCTTCTATATCGCTCTCTTCAAACACTGCCTTACTTACAGACTATTGAGCCTTCCGGTCCTTCCGTGGACTTGGGCCAGACCCTCTTCTTCGACTCCAGCTCAGGCCTAACAAGAAGCCCGAAGATAGATGGATTCTTGGGCTATAGCGAAGAACTTCTCGACCTTTTACAGCATATCAACTCCGCGACTAGAACTAATTCCGGCCATCAAGTTAGTCTGAATGCGGAAGCCGATCTCCTTCTGGGAAAAATCAACGGTATGATCAGTCGAGATGCCAAAACCCCGCCCGAGGTCTCAATATCATCAACACTTTCGCCTCAATATAGCCGTGACTTTTTGCTCTGTCACCAGATTTTTCAACAAGCCACGCTGATTCAACTATATCGACAACTCTACATGATGCCTTCGGCTTCACAGCCCATACAGTCTGCTGTTCAGGCCATTAATGGAATGATACAAAACATGACACAAGGCCAGCCTTGCAACACTTGGGTCGCAATGGCAATGCCCCTGTTTACCGTTGGCTGCGAGGCCTTCGATGACGATCAGAAGGACTTCATCCTAGATAAGGTTCAGAAGCTAGAGGTTTGCATTGGTTCACTTCACGTCCACACGATTAAACGTGCACTCAAAGACGTTTGGAAAATCAGGACGGATCATCAAGACTTTGAGGGAAGCATATGTGCAAGTCAGCTTCTTG AAAAGTTACAGTATAACATAATCTTATTCTAG